In Rattus norvegicus strain BN/NHsdMcwi chromosome 3, GRCr8, whole genome shotgun sequence, a genomic segment contains:
- the Or4b1c gene encoding olfactory receptor Olr744, producing the protein MASINVTELIITGLFQDPEIQKVCFVLFLPVYLATVLGNGLIVVTISVSKTLHSPMYVFLSSLSLVEIFYSSTVVPKFITDLLAKVKTISLKGCLVQIFFFHFLGVAEILLLVVMAYDRYVAICKPLHYMNIMSRQVCHMLVAGSWLGGLIHSIIQILITIPLPFCGPNVIDHYFCDLQPLFKLACTDTFLEGVIVMANSGLISIISLFILVSSYAIILVSLRNHSAEGRRKALSTCASHIMVVTLFFGPAIFLYLRPSSTFTEDKLVAVFYTVITPMLNPIIYTLRNAEVKNAVRKLWSKKDSETE; encoded by the coding sequence ATGGCTAGTATAAATGTGACTGAGTTGATCATCACCGGCCTTTTCCAGGACCCAGAGATTCAGAAGGTGTGCTTTGTGCTGTTCCTTCCTGTGTACCTGGCTACAGTGTTGGGCAATGGCCTCATTGTTGTGACAATTAGTGTCAGTAAGACTTTACATTCTCCCATGTACGTCTTCCTCAGCTCCTTGTCCCTAGTGGAGATCTTCTACTCCTCTACTGTCGTCCCTAAGTTCATCACCGACTTACTTGCTAAGGTTAAAACCATCTCACTGAAGGGCTGTCTGGTTCAGAtattcttcttccattttttggGGGTCGCTGAGATTCTCCTCCTTGTggtgatggcctatgaccgctacgTGGCCATCTGCAAACCTCTTCATTACATGAACATCATGAGTCGTCAAGTATGTCACATGCTGGTGGCTGGTTCCTGGCTGGGGGGCCTCATTCACTCCATAATCCAGATCCTCATCACCATCCCATTGCCCTTCTGCGGTCCCAATGTGATTGACCACTACTTCTGTGACCTGCAGCCATTATTCAAGCTTGCCTGCACTGACACCTTTCTGGAGGGGGTTATTGTGATGGCCAACAGTGGTCTAATCTCTATAATCTCTCTCTTCATCTTGGTGTCCTCCTATGCCATCATTTTAGTCAGCTTGAGGAACCATTCTGCAGAGGGGAGGCGCAAGGCCCTCTCCACTTGTGCCTCTCACATCATGGTGGTCACCCTGTTTTTTGGACCTGCCATCTTCCTTTATCTGCGACCCTCCTCTACTTTCACTGAAGACAAGCTTGTGGCTGTGTTCTACACGGTCATCACCCCCATGCTGAACCCTATCATCTATACACTGAGAAATGCAGAGGTGAAAAATGCTGTGAGAAAGTTGTGGAGCAAAAAGGACTCAGAGACAGAGTAA